Proteins found in one Bacteroidota bacterium genomic segment:
- a CDS encoding T9SS type A sorting domain-containing protein produces NHPNPFNPVTIINYQLPINNYTTLKVYDVLGREVATLVDEFKEAGYYNVEFRPAKAGSNYELSSGVYFYRLVVNAVGPLQSGSFVMTKKMLLAR; encoded by the coding sequence AAATCATCCAAACCCATTTAATCCTGTAACAATCATCAATTATCAATTGCCAATTAACAATTATACAACGCTAAAAGTTTACGATGTTTTAGGTCGTGAAGTAGCTACTCTTGTTGATGAGTTTAAAGAAGCTGGGTATTACAATGTCGAATTTCGTCCCGCAAAAGCGGGATCGAATTACGAACTTTCGAGCGGTGTATACTTCTATAGACTTGTAGTGAACGCAGTCGGACCATTACAGTCTGGTAGTTTTGTAATGACAAAGAAAATGCTGTTGGCGAGGTAA
- a CDS encoding Na+/H+ antiporter NhaC family protein, with product MTAFFRFFLLITFIAILFIDSHSQSNGKIERFEISLPPVVLKEIPFKLEITVLNKSGNVVESFSDSVYLQNIFTSEKGKLTPIKQKFQNGKLIVENAAVNYSGVEEIKLQYNEIIVSKPLRSIPGILSILPPLLAIILALLVREVVISLFAGVWLGSVLIFNYDIFGGVLRVVDHFVINSIATTSHVQIIVFSLLFGGMVGVISRNGGSLGIANLVIKFAKTPKRGQIATWALSFLFFFDDYANVLIRGNLMRPITDKLKVSREKLSYIVDAGAATVASVFIISTWIGYEVGLIEQGLKSIGYPEDAYSVFISTIPYRFYPILTLVFVLLVALTNRDFGSMLKAERRARFEAKVLRDGAEPAANLTDLAGNEIDSNKIRWYNGLIPIFSVIVVALGGLYFTGVQALLENGIRDYSIGDIISKSDSYSSLLWASFSGGFIAIILTVFQRILSLKHSVEAWFNGIKSMLLAILILVLAWSIGSVTEELHTANYLVQTLRGAVEPHFLPVLTFLIAAIISFATGTSWGTMAIMMPLVIPLGYNLSVDAGLSAETIQLILHGNISSVLAGAVFGDHCSPISDTTIMSSMASACDHIDHVRTQLPYAIIVAVVGMLVGDIPTAFGLSPYISIAIGIAILVLVLYIFGKKVSEPPI from the coding sequence ATGACTGCTTTCTTTCGATTCTTCTTATTAATCACATTTATTGCAATCTTATTTATTGATAGCCATTCCCAATCGAATGGAAAGATTGAGAGATTCGAGATTTCGCTTCCACCTGTCGTTTTAAAAGAAATTCCTTTTAAATTAGAAATTACTGTCCTTAACAAATCGGGTAATGTTGTTGAGAGCTTTTCTGATTCAGTTTATCTTCAAAATATTTTCACCTCCGAAAAAGGGAAACTCACTCCAATAAAACAAAAATTTCAAAACGGAAAATTAATAGTCGAAAATGCTGCTGTTAACTATTCAGGTGTTGAAGAAATTAAATTGCAATACAACGAAATCATAGTTTCAAAACCACTCCGTTCGATTCCCGGGATTCTTAGCATTTTACCTCCACTCCTCGCAATTATTTTAGCATTGTTAGTTCGTGAAGTTGTTATTTCTTTGTTTGCTGGTGTTTGGTTAGGTTCTGTATTAATTTTTAATTATGATATTTTTGGTGGGGTACTACGAGTTGTTGACCACTTTGTTATTAATTCCATTGCAACTACAAGTCATGTGCAGATTATTGTTTTCAGCTTGTTATTTGGTGGAATGGTAGGAGTAATTTCGAGGAACGGCGGAAGTTTAGGGATTGCAAACTTAGTAATAAAATTTGCAAAAACACCGAAACGCGGACAGATTGCAACCTGGGCTTTATCGTTTTTATTTTTCTTTGACGATTATGCCAATGTTCTAATTCGTGGCAATCTGATGCGACCGATTACAGATAAGCTCAAGGTTTCAAGGGAAAAACTTTCCTACATAGTAGATGCGGGAGCTGCAACAGTTGCAAGTGTGTTCATCATATCAACTTGGATTGGTTACGAAGTAGGATTAATCGAACAGGGGCTTAAAAGTATCGGTTATCCGGAAGATGCATATTCTGTTTTTATTAGTACAATTCCATACCGGTTTTATCCGATTTTAACATTGGTATTTGTTTTATTGGTTGCACTTACGAATCGTGATTTCGGTTCGATGCTTAAAGCCGAAAGGCGCGCCCGTTTCGAAGCTAAAGTATTACGCGATGGAGCTGAGCCGGCAGCAAATTTAACCGACCTTGCAGGAAACGAAATTGATTCAAACAAAATCCGTTGGTACAATGGTTTAATTCCTATATTCTCTGTGATTGTTGTTGCTCTCGGCGGATTATATTTCACCGGTGTACAAGCTTTGCTGGAAAACGGTATTAGAGACTATTCGATAGGTGATATTATAAGTAAATCGGATTCATATTCTTCGCTGCTTTGGGCATCATTCAGCGGAGGGTTTATTGCAATTATTCTTACAGTATTTCAAAGAATTTTAAGTCTCAAACATTCGGTAGAAGCATGGTTCAACGGAATCAAGTCGATGCTGTTAGCAATTCTGATTCTTGTGTTGGCTTGGTCGATTGGTTCTGTTACTGAAGAATTGCACACAGCTAACTATCTGGTGCAAACTTTGCGCGGTGCTGTTGAACCTCATTTTTTACCGGTGTTGACTTTTTTGATTGCAGCAATTATCAGTTTTGCAACTGGCACAAGTTGGGGAACAATGGCTATAATGATGCCCCTCGTTATTCCACTCGGTTATAATTTGTCGGTTGATGCCGGGTTGAGTGCCGAAACCATACAGCTTATTTTGCACGGCAATATCAGCTCGGTGTTGGCGGGGGCAGTCTTTGGCGATCATTGCTCGCCGATTTCAGATACTACAATAATGAGTTCGATGGCTTCGGCTTGCGATCATATTGACCACGTTCGCACGCAGCTTCCTTACGCAATCATCGTAGCTGTTGTCGGAATGTTAGTTGGCGACATACCGACAGCATTCGGTTTATCACCTTATATTTCAATTGCAATTGGGATAGCAATTTTGGTTTTGGTTCTTTATATCTTTGGTAAAAAGGTAAGCGAACCTCCTATATGA
- a CDS encoding YihY/virulence factor BrkB family protein — MKRNINTAFKNTFDSTEYYIKNFFRHLFDDELLFLASGISFNGVLCLIPILLLFTSLFGIVLNSSELGVQKIQEILAAAFPNQPYAQNIKNSIQTIIKDIIEYRTSFGIAGIAILTWTATSLFSSMRTALNRVYKIKSSKLMILTILEDFLWVLVVGVLFLVIIVSTWIYSLLTTLMHTIPGFSGFEFMLFDEALPFLLTVVLAFIMFLIVYRFIPDVAISWRTAIISSITATILWLSAAKLFAWYLETFHSLSILYGTYAFLFVLLIWIYYSSIVFIIGGIVGQLYRERNQEQKI; from the coding sequence ATGAAACGGAATATAAATACTGCATTTAAAAATACTTTTGACTCGACTGAGTATTATATCAAAAACTTTTTCAGACATTTATTTGACGATGAGCTATTGTTCCTTGCTTCCGGGATTTCCTTTAATGGCGTACTTTGTTTGATTCCGATATTATTATTATTTACCTCGTTGTTCGGAATTGTATTAAATTCATCCGAGTTAGGTGTACAAAAAATTCAAGAAATTTTAGCCGCCGCATTCCCTAATCAACCCTATGCACAAAATATTAAAAACTCGATACAAACAATCATAAAAGACATCATCGAGTATCGGACTTCATTCGGTATTGCCGGTATTGCCATCCTAACTTGGACTGCGACCTCACTTTTCAGTTCGATGCGAACTGCTTTGAACAGGGTTTACAAAATCAAATCTTCAAAACTTATGATATTAACAATTTTAGAAGATTTTCTTTGGGTGTTGGTTGTGGGTGTTTTATTTCTGGTGATAATTGTTTCAACTTGGATATACTCTCTGTTAACGACTTTAATGCACACCATACCAGGATTTTCTGGGTTTGAATTCATGCTTTTCGACGAGGCTCTTCCTTTTTTGTTAACTGTTGTGCTTGCATTCATAATGTTTTTAATTGTTTATCGGTTCATCCCTGATGTGGCTATATCCTGGAGAACTGCAATAATATCTTCAATTACTGCAACGATTCTTTGGCTATCAGCAGCCAAGTTATTTGCATGGTATCTTGAAACGTTTCACTCGTTAAGCATTCTATATGGTACATACGCTTTTTTGTTTGTACTTTTAATTTGGATCTATTACTCAAGTATTGTATTTATAATCGGTGGAATCGTGGGACAACTTTATCGCGAACGTAATCAAGAACAAAAGATATAA